attacagaatTCGTCAGTAAACCGCAAGATTAATTAGCATtgcattgtcaaatcatgaaacaattagatttaaaagattcatcttgcaaattaattagtcgtaatatgtgcaattagttattttttagcttatacTATTTAATACTCACTCAATCTACTTtggatagtcatattttatcttagcACACAGATCAAGGATAAataattttacttatcatctattAAACATGATACTAGTCATTCCTCAtaaacaaacgattcattaatatttacatttcttgatgctcatgtagccaatcttgtgtggaagaatggagaatcacgcattaaattcgagaaagtcattaagatgataggttgttggattgaaatatgtctatcaaagataaatttttcagatttagaaatatgtctatcaaaagtagatggagggagtatttcgtacaggtgttcaaacgttcgatgtgacataaTGAAAAATTTTAAGATGAGATCTAAACAGGGCTTAGGTCTTCAAATTGATTAAACGTAAAAATCTCATCCGCGGACAATGGACACTTGTATCCCTGACCTGAGTCTCCAAATCAAGCCGTCACGTACGCGTCGATGAAGGCTCCCGTGAGATCGGTCTTCACCAGTCACCACGGCGAGCATCAACAGCCACTACAAGAGTACAAGCATGTCAAGCCTCCATATGCATGGACGGGTGTGGAGTGGACACGGGCCGCACAAAACGAGGGCTGGGTCCAGGGCCGGTTCTAACGAACTCCGCGTTACAGGTCCTTAAGCCTAGAATTAATTTTACTCGTGGTACTCGATAAACAATATTGACAGTATTACAATCAACAAGTAAAAGAGCAACAGAAATAAAGTAGTGTGAATACCTTAACTAGGACATTGGTGTTGCGAGAAGGGTCCCATTCCTAGATTATATTTTGCCAAGGGtctatttatgaaaaaaattttcaaaatgacaaaaaaataaaaaaaaatcacagataGCTCGATGGTAGTGTGTTGTACCCACCTATGGTATTTGTAAAATATGGAGATCGTTGGTACAGGGTGTAtgtgagattgaggtaaaagagacggtagacaaggatttttataccgGTTAAATAAGTCTCCTAACTGATAGGTAATAACCCTTCTCCTATTGGCTGAAACCGGTGTTGTCTTTATATATACCAGTATCACACGAGTACAATATTTAGAATgatctaatcttgtctatatcCGCTTAGCGACATGGAGCTCTCGCATGTGGTCGACGGCTAGCGTAGTCTGCTTCCTCGAATATAAACTCGTCAAGATTAGAGATGTCTCTAGATCCCTCATATCGGTGTACATGGCTCGTACATTGGGTTTGTGTAGATCTATATTGGTTTGTCTTTCGTGTTGATCTGTCTCCTTTCCTCCAAGagatcttgtatttatacctttGGGTGTTCTGTTGTCCATGTAGAGCAGGGAACCAagtatggatacaatccgagttaTCTTTATTGTGCCCAAGTAAGattttgcttctttttctttatccGGAACACCTTTCATGTATGAGGCTTAAAACTTGATATATGGTGGGTCTCGCCAAGCCTTACACAAAAatattatgtactccctccgtcccagaatataaaaagttttaaagttggacacggttattaagaaagtaggtagaagtgagtggtggaggattgtgattggatgagtagtgaaGGTAGGTAGGAAAAGTGAATGGtaaaaggttgtgattggtttggAAAAGAATGttagtggagaagttgttatattttaagacaaatcttgagagctaaaaattgttatattttaggacggagggaatatgtcTTATCTATAACACTGACATGAAGGTTGGAGGATGGAGTGTGAAATTACTAAAATGCCTTTTCAAATTGTGTGCAAATTCTAAAATACCTTTTCTTATATATTGACAGTATATACCAGTATATGTTCTTTTTAAAAGTCCTCAAATTTCCTGCCAGTAAAACCCACCGGATAAATTACTCCTATCGCATTAATTACTGATCAGTAGTATTTTTATACCTTTTAGAATCCTTGACATCAATGAATTTGTGTCGAACTATACCTaggattctaacttttttttttcttcaaacttccaacttttatcatatcgaactttcctacacacaaactttcaaattttccatcacatcattccaatttctccaaacttccaattttaacgtggaactaaggcctagtttagttcccaaccttttcttcaaactttcgacttttccatcacatcaaaactttcctgcacacacaaacttccaacttttccgtcacatcattctaatttcaatcaaacttccaattttagcgtgaactaaacacaccttaaggcatggtttagttcctaactttttcttcaaactttcaacttttccatcaaatcaaaactttcctatgcactaacttccaatttttcttcacattgttacaatttcaatcaaactaattttgacgtgaacctTAGGGTGTGAtccttccgtaaaaaaaaaagacaatctaAAAGAGGATGTGATCATTTCTATTACAATAAATATGGACAACTCTCCCTCTAAATTCTTGTACTTACCGGAGTCACatcactttttttatttttagggcgaagggagtagtacaaatttcaaatttgtttCTTGGACTGCTACGCGCACGCCGGCCCCTTTGAAACTCTTCGTCAACACCTCGTTGTAGCTGGCTCCTTCTCGGTAGCTTAAATAAATGCCGTTCGTACGTTGCCTGCCTAGATGTGCCCTTTCCTAAAAGACAACCAAGTTGCAAACTATTCGTGGCCAGTAGCCTAGAACACGGAGCAGCTCCAAGTTGCAAACTGTGCAGATCAGGGTTGAAGGGTATGAGTTGCAAGAATAAAGGGTTTTTGGTGTCCTGAACTCCTGATCCCGTTGCGATCGACAAGCAAAAGGTATGTGTACTTTTTTGAAGTAGTGagctatatatgttttctttctAACCAAAAGTGACGCATAGATGTGAGGTGAAGCTAGAAATACTTACTACTAGTTCGCTGATGTTACCCAGTTTTCTTTCTAACCAAAAGCTTGGAGGCCCGAAAGGCAATAAGCTGGGTGAGTTGACTCTTGACTGGACGGATGATGCAGTAGCTAGCTCGGCTATAATGTAGGTACGTGTGCATAATGCttcgctcctttttttttttttgttttttggaatctccgtttttttcttaagaatctcaatatatatatatatatatatatatatatacatatatatatatatatatatacatatatatatatatatatatatatatatatatatatatatggtgctaTTCCTACTCTCCAGCACTTGCTATCTTCTAAtgatagagatttttttttcttcccctttGTTCTTTTTGGTTTACCACAGGGTCTTGATTGTGCTTCGAAGAGACAAAGGCAGCAGGATGGTCCTTTAGATCTGTATGCTATTTGGACTCCAGTGGTTCTTTAGGTCCAGATCAAGTTCGTTCAACGGTAAGTGCTTATTGATACTTCGCATATGTTCTCACAAATTATGGTCATAGCTATGATAAATGGTTATCTTTTGCCTGACAGTATGGTGCTTATCCTAACGTACgaccttttcttcttcttctttaatttttagGTTATGctataaaagaaaatagaaactCAGGCCGCCCTGCTCTGCTATCAGATTCAACGAGCAACCAATGGCTGAGGCTGTGATTCTTTTAGCTGTCAAGAAGATTGGTGTTGCCCTGGGGAATGAGACAATCAATCAGGCCACTTCATATTTCAAAAAGTTTGTCACACAACTGACAGAGCTTCAAGGTAGCATGGGGCGCATCAAGAGGGAGCTTAGGCTGATGCATGAGTTTCTTTCCCGAATGGATGTCCGCAATCGCAACAATCAGACATATGAAATATGGGTGGAGGAGGTCAGAATGTTAGTCCATCGGATTGAGGACATTGTGGATGATTACTTGCATCTTGTTGGCCACAAACAAGACACTGGATGGGGTACCTATCTGAAGAAAGGATTCAAGAGACCAAATGTTCTGTTCTCTTTAAACAGGATAGCTTCATCGATCAAGGACGCTGAGGCCAATTTAGTGCACTTGTTCCAAGCCAAAGAACGATGGGTGTGGATGGCTGGTGGTAGGGCTACTGGCAGCAAAAGCTCAAGCTATATTATTGAGACGTCTCGACATCTAGCTAATATTTCACGCTCCCTCGATGAAGATCTTGTGGGGGTCGATGAAAACATAAGAAAACTACATGAGTGGCTAACAAGTGATGAGTTACAACGTGAGGTGATAGCGCTGCATGGGATGGGAGGTCTTGGTAAAACGGCTTTGGCAGCCAATGTGTACAGGAATGAGAGAGAAAAGTTTGAATGCCATGCTTGGGTCTCCATCTCTCAAACTTATTCCATCAAGGATGTTCTAAAATGTTTGGTCACTGAATTagatttaaaaaagaaaattcaggGTAACATTGGTGACATGGATACTGCAACTCTCCAAAATGAACTGAAGAAATTCCTGATGGATCAGAAGTATTTGATCGTATTGGATGATGTTTGGGTACCAGAAGCTGTCAACGACTTGTTTAGCGTATTTGTTTCAAATCTCAAGGGGAGCAGAATTCTCGTGACAACACGCATTGATGGTGTAGCCCACCTCGCTTTCCCGGACAAGAGGATAACACTAGAGCCTCTATCAGAAAAAAAGTCATGGGAACTCTTTTGTAAGACGGCTTTTCCAAGAGATAAAAACCATGAGTGTCCCACAAAACTGACAGAACTAGCACAACAAATAGTTAGTAAATGTGAAGGCTTACCTCTTGCAATTGTCTCTGTCGGTAGACTCCTCTTTGTGCGTGATAAGACCAAGGAGGAATTTAGGCGCATACAAAACCAGCTTGATTGGGAGCTAATCAACAACCCAAGCCTAGAACATGTTCGGAATATCCTTTACTTGAGCTACATCTACCTTCCAACACATCTGAAAAGTTGCTTCCTATATTGTAGCTTGTTTCCGGAGGACTATCTTCTAAAAAGAAAGAAGCTTATACGGTGGTGGGTAGCTGAGGGTTTCGTGGAGAACAGAGGTGGAAGCACAATGGAGGAAGTGGCAGAAGGGTATCTGATGGAATTGGTTCATAGGAATATGCTAGAGCTTGTTGAAAGGAATCCATTTGGCAGGATAAAATCATTCAGGATGCATGATATCGTACGTGAGTTAGCAGTTGATTTGTGCCGTAGAGAGTGCTTTGGCCGTTCATATAGTTATGAGAATAAACATGGCAAGTTTCTTGAGGAGAAGGACGAACGTCGGCTGGTAATACATAAATTAGATAAGAATATTAATCAAGCCATTTCAAGTGAATGTCGGAGCCTTCGGTCTTTGATCATATTGGATGAAGGCACACCATCATCCAGTCTGCTACATTTGGTAGCAGACAAATGTAGGTATATATCAGTAGTTGACTTAACTGGGCTACCCATTGAAAAAATTCCTGATGCCATCGGTGATCTGTTCAACCTCCGGCATCTTGGCCTACGGGGTTCAAAGGTGAAGCACCTCCCGAATTCTATCGAGAAGCTGTCTAACTTGCTGACACTAGACCTCTGTAGATCAGAAATACTACATGTGCCAGATGGGATTGTTAAGCTAACGAAGCTCAGGCATTTGTTTATTGAGAAAGCGAATGATCTGGAAGCCCGAACTTTCCTATGTCGCACCGGTATACGCATCCACAAGGGCCTAGAGAAGCTGACGGAGTTACAGACGCTTCAAGGACTGGAAGTGCAAGATGAAGGGTGCTTAAGGCGCTTAGGGGAGCTAAGACAGATGAGAAGCATCCGGATATGGGGTGTTAAGGGAAGCTACTGTGAAAGCCTCTGCGAGTCCCTGCAAAAGATGGATTTTTTATCATTCTTAGATATCAATGCAAGTGGCAGGGAAGAAGTCCTCAGATTGGATGGTCTGAACCCGCTGCCTCCAAACATTCAGAGTCTTAGCTTGTGTGGAAGATTGGCAGAAGCAGGCATGTTTTTGGGTTCATCAGCAGCAGAGGATCAAAATAACCACTCGTTGCATTCAATGACACTATCTTGGTCTCAGCTTGTAGAGGATCCATTTCCATCCCTCTCTAGGTGGTCAAATCTGACAGAACTAATAATGACAAGAGCATATGTTGGAGAGCAGTTTGTCTTCCTCCCAGGGTGGTTTCCCAACCTCAAGAATCTTGATTTAATAGACATGCCTGATCTAAAGCGCCTGGAAATACACGATGGCGCCATGACGAACCTTCAAGATCTAACTCTTGTTAACCTCAGTGGCTTGATAGAGGTTCCATCTGGCATCGAGTTCCTTCCCACCCTCAATGATCTGGGCTTTGTGGAGATCACCCAGGACTTCTTTGCAGCTTTGTGCCAATGCGATAGAATTGGCCATATGCAGTGGTGGTACACTATACGGGAGGAGACGGATGGAGATCTCTAGTGAAGTGATATGTGTGCGTGATAGATGCATCGCCAAGGTGTTGTTCTACTACAAACATTTTAATACAGTGCACCCTTGTCAGGTAATTCAAGCTAGCAGAATGATTTATGTTTTGTCTTTCAGTGGCTGTAGTGTGAGTGCACGTGGACTTGTTCGCTTGCATGTCGCTTAGTCTCGAGTTTGTTTGAATGTAGCTAGTTTCTACTTTCTCATGTCATGTGTGTCGTGGATGTCGTGGCTCGCCGTGGGATGGCGCAGCACTAGAGTTGTAGTCTATTTGTTGTGTCGTGGATGTCATGGCTCGCCGTGGGATGGCGCGGCATTCGTGGAGTCATGGCGATCACGATTGAGGTGGATTATCCACCGCATCCATGTAATCTCTTTTTCGTATATAATCAAGATGAAATAAACAGAAAAGCCGTGAAGTGATCGGCACCAAAAAAAATCCTCTCATGTACACATTCTCTGGGCTGCCTTCAACGTGTTCGTTGATACATCTTTAGTTGTGTTTGTGAGTCGAAGCCGGCAAGCTGACAATTGGTATATCATAGTGATGTCGGCTCTTGTCCCGTACCGTGTGCGCCTTCCCTCGTCGGCCCCTTCCGCACAACCGTCTGCGATGGTTTGAGATCCTCTAACTTACTTCCCATTGATGTgggtcactgacatgtgagccctCTACCCAGCgggtccacatgtaagtgatTCAAAGTCAAAGAGAAATAAGATAAAGGATCCTCTTTCATCCACGATGGTTATCCAGCGTATCATCAAGGATGTTGAACTATCAACGTCGTACCCGACATTCACGAAGACCAACTATAGCGATTGGGCCCTCATGCTCCAGGCCGGAGGGCTCTGGGAGGCTGTCGCCACCGGAGACGTGGACTCAAGGAGGATCACATGACGCTCAAAGATACACATCATGGTGTGCCACCGGCGATGATCTCAACAATTGCCACGAAGGAATAAGAAGGAAGGAAATTTGACAAGAAACGGTAACGAGATGCTATTGCAATGTCGATAGATATACAGACAACTGTCACCGAACCCTGCCAGTTCCCCTCACTTCAAATCAGGCTTGCTCGCTGGCGCTGTCGGGCACTTGGTCATTCACGGTTGGAAATGGAATGGCGCTGCCATACAACGAGCTGAGCTTGCTTCTCCTCCAGTCTCTGCTTCAGCTTCTCCTCCTTGATGGCCTTGCCATGCTCGCTACTACCACCTGTAGGATCAGTATATGGATGAAATTGATGAATGGCATCTCTGAAGAGGGAGCTGATCCTTGGAAGCAAGCTACCCTTGCTGAAATCAACAGGTTGGATTGACTCGACAAGACCCTTGGTCCACTCATTCATCTTAGCTAATCCAGATCTCATAGAACCAAGCACAGATCCTGCTCCCTCTCGATCGAACTTCCCCAAGCTTTACAAATGCCATGATGACCACAGTATTGCCTAGATCACCTAAGCGCACCTCCTGGACTTTTGGTTCATCT
The sequence above is drawn from the Oryza glaberrima chromosome 10, OglaRS2, whole genome shotgun sequence genome and encodes:
- the LOC127786125 gene encoding disease resistance protein RPM1-like; this translates as MAEAVILLAVKKIGVALGNETINQATSYFKKFVTQLTELQGSMGRIKRELRLMHEFLSRMDVRNRNNQTYEIWVEEVRMLVHRIEDIVDDYLHLVGHKQDTGWGTYLKKGFKRPNVLFSLNRIASSIKDAEANLVHLFQAKERWVWMAGGRATGSKSSSYIIETSRHLANISRSLDEDLVGVDENIRKLHEWLTSDELQREVIALHGMGGLGKTALAANVYRNEREKFECHAWVSISQTYSIKDVLKCLVTELDLKKKIQGNIGDMDTATLQNELKKFLMDQKYLIVLDDVWVPEAVNDLFSVFVSNLKGSRILVTTRIDGVAHLAFPDKRITLEPLSEKKSWELFCKTAFPRDKNHECPTKLTELAQQIVSKCEGLPLAIVSVGRLLFVRDKTKEEFRRIQNQLDWELINNPSLEHVRNILYLSYIYLPTHLKSCFLYCSLFPEDYLLKRKKLIRWWVAEGFVENRGGSTMEEVAEGYLMELVHRNMLELVERNPFGRIKSFRMHDIVRELAVDLCRRECFGRSYSYENKHGKFLEEKDERRLVIHKLDKNINQAISSECRSLRSLIILDEGTPSSSLLHLVADKCRYISVVDLTGLPIEKIPDAIGDLFNLRHLGLRGSKVKHLPNSIEKLSNLLTLDLCRSEILHVPDGIVKLTKLRHLFIEKANDLEARTFLCRTGIRIHKGLEKLTELQTLQGLEVQDEGCLRRLGELRQMRSIRIWGVKGSYCESLCESLQKMDFLSFLDINASGREEVLRLDGLNPLPPNIQSLSLCGRLAEAGMFLGSSAAEDQNNHSLHSMTLSWSQLVEDPFPSLSRWSNLTELIMTRAYVGEQFVFLPGWFPNLKNLDLIDMPDLKRLEIHDGAMTNLQDLTLVNLSGLIEVPSGIEFLPTLNDLGFVEITQDFFAALCQCDRIGHMQWWYTIREETDGDL